ACCTGCTTAGCCAACCAGTCGGTTCCCTTATCGGTAAGGTCGGCAGAATTCAGTTTCTCGTCTACTACGAAGTACAATGGCTCAGTAGCCTTAGGCATCTCACGGTTGTTGTTTGCCATGTAGTACTCCTCGGTCTTCAGCAGACCAGCCTTGATACCTTCCTCAGAAAGATACTTGATCAATGGCTTGTTCTTAGGCAATGCCTTGTAAGAACGGAAGAGTGCGAGGAAGCCTTCATCAAGGAGTTCCTGATTCTTAGCTTTTGTACCTTCGTTAATCTTCTGCTTAGCCTCGGCGAGCAATTCTGTAGCCTGCTTGCGCTGTACCTCATAAAGTTTCTCAACCAATGGCTGATACTGCTCAAACATCTGGTCGTCGCCCTTTGGAATAGGACCAGAGATGATCAATGGGGTACGGGCATCATCAATCAACACTGAGTCGACCTCATCGACGATGGCGTAGTTGTGCTGGCGCTGTACCAGATCGGCTGGGTTGGTAGCCATGTTATCACGAAGATAATCGAAACCGAACTCGTTGTTGGTACCGAAGGTGATATCTGCCAGGTATGCCTTGCGGCGCTCGTCGGAATTAGGACGGTGCTTGTCGATACAATCTACAGAGAGACCGTGGAACATATAGAGAGGTCCCATCCACTCAGAGTCACGCTTAGCCAAATAGTCGTTCACGGTAACGACGTGAACACCATTGCCAGTCAAGGCATTCAGGAAGATAGGTGTTGTACCTACAAGGGTCTTACCCTCACCGGTAGCCATCTCGGCAATCTTACCCTGATGGAGAACAACACCACCGAAGAGCTGTACATCGTAGTGAATCATTTCCCACTTCATATCATTACCGCCGGCTGTCCAGTGGTTGTGATAGATAGCCTTGTCGCCATCGATGGTAACGAAGTCGTTAGCTGGATTAGAAGCCAGCTCGCGGTCGAAGTCGGTAGCAGTAACTATTGTTTCCTCGTTCTCAGCGAAACGGCGAGCAGTATCCTTAACGATAGCGAAAACCTGAGGCAAAACCTCGTTGAGGGCTTCCTCATACTTGTCGAGTGCTTCCTGCTCTAACTTGTCGATCTGGTTGAAGATACCTTCACGCTCATCGATAGGAGTGTCTTCAATTTTTGCCTTGAGTTCAGCAATCTTAGCCTTCTCTTCCTTGGCGTACTCCTGTACGTACTTCTGAAGTTCTTTTGTTTTTGCACGAAGTTCGTCATTGCTTAAGGCCTGCATCTTAGGATACTCTGCCTTGATCTTTTCTACGATTGGCTGGATCAACTTCATATCGCGAGTTGACTTGTTGCCAAACAATGACTGGAGAATTTTGTTAAAGTTCATTGTATATTTATTTTTTATTATTATTCGAAATATAGGAGTTAAAGAAGTTAAGGAGTTAAGACAAATGCTGCTCTGTCAGTCCTTTTTTCCTCTTCTGCTTTTTCCTGTTGTTTATTACTAGCTTGCAAATTTACTAAAAATATCTGTAAATCTGCAAGGAATTGCCAATTATTACCTGTTTTTATGGCAAATCTTCTGAGTTTAGCTTACAGAAAGCATAAAATCAGCAGTCTGGACCTCGAATAACAATACTCCCATACGGAACTTTGTATCTATGCTCCGTAGGGGAATCATAATAAATATGTGAATGAATGCCTGTCAGAATGTCAGAAGAATGGGCGGCAAGTGTTGCCGACAGGATAGGATGATGCGTTGCGATGCTCTCATCTTCTGATGCCGCTTTGATGGCTTTGAGCACGCAGAGAATGTCCTCCTCCAATGCCTTCGCCTCCGGTTGCTGGATGAATTCATCGTAGGATATATCCGTAAGCGCAAACTTCAGCGCCTGCTGATAAGTCTGCGCCTCCATGCCGGTTGCCGCCAGAACGACCAAAAGGGCTGTGATATATCTGTTTACCATCATTGTTGTTTATCTTCTTCTGTTCGGAAACAATGTTGTGCCAATCGTTTCCTTACGTATATTTTAATGTCTATTTATTCTTTCTGAATTTCTTTACGATATGCTTCTGCAAGCCATAATTGTTTGGACTTAAATCCATCATGGTCGACTTGACGCAGTATCTCGCTAGCAAAGTAAGTGCCAAAATACTCATACCCTCAGCATAGTTCTGCCATATCTGCATGAACAGGGCAATGAGCAGAAGCCATCCCAGGAGTTCGAAATACCAATACTGACGACCTGCTTTCATCCTCTTGACAGTTTTCCAGGCAAAGATGAGGTTGAGCGGATTCAGTATCAGAATCTGGAAATTTATCTGTACAGTAGGATGCTGCGAGAAGATCATGGTAAAGAGAATCAGTCCCGGTAATCCTGTCAGAACAAGCAGGATGGCATCAAACCACCAGTAGTTTTTCTTTTTTATACATTCTCTTACCGTTGTTCCTATGATGATGATTGCCAGGGCTATGGCTATCATTTGTGGTGTAACAGGAGCATCGTCTGTTATTTGTACCTGGGCTGGGATAATATCGGATGTTTCATCTACCAGAGTGATATAGCCGCTGGCACTTGTTGCATTGGTCTTGCCGTCTGAAGTCTGAGATGCATCAATAAAGTCGGTTCTTCCTTCTGTGGCAAAGTCTTTGCTCAGATTGTCTGGCAAGAATTCCCATTCTCTTTGTGTGATAGGGCGGTCTGCCTGACAACCCAAAAGAAGGTCATTGCCGAATCTTGCCCAGCGGTGCTGTCCGTTGAGCTTGTGAATCTCTTCCCTGTAGGTAGAAGCGGTAGGGATATCTTTAAAGTTGGTACTCTGGTTCCCAAGGTTGGAGAGAATCATCTCGCGTGCCCGGGTCGTACAGTTGTCATAGAAGAAATTGTAGCGGTATACGCGGTTCTCCGGCTGTGCATTCTTGTCGATGCTTCTCAGAATTCCCAGTTTCTCTGTACGGGAGAGGCGGAGGCGCTGCTGTCTTACCCATCTGCCTTCATGTGCATATTCGGCAATGAAGTCGCTCATCGGGTAGATGCCGATCTGATAATCGGTGAGTCCGAAAACAAAACGGAGTACGAAGCAACTTTGGTTAAAACTGAACATACCCCAGTTGACGGCAACATCCGTTCCCATAGCTTTGTTCTGGATGCGTAGAGCGGTATGTCCATAATACGACCACACCTCCTGACCTGGTCCGCAAGTCAGGAGAGAAATGTCAACAGAATCGAGCCACGCAGTAGCTTCTTCATTGACACGACTGTTCTGCACAGAAATATCAGAGTCCTTGTCTCTTGAAAAATCCTGTGCAGCCACTTCAGTAGTTAAATTGATTAAAATTACTGCTAAAATGGCACTAAAAATATGCTTAAAACGTTTCACGATGCAAAAATACCTTATTATTTTCAATTATCCTTCTTTTTTCTAGATTTTTTTTAATACTTTTGCACTCTGAATATAATTTTGAATGATTATTAAAGAATGAGAAAGCTTTTTTTAGCAACCCTTTTGTTGGGTTCCGCCCTTATGGTTAATGCCCAAAGTGGTACTAATTCGCCATACAGCCAGTATGGTCTTGGCATCTTGTCAGACCAGACTTCTGGTTTTAATCGCGGTATGAATGGAGTCGGTCTCGGCTTTCATGAGCATAATCAGGTAAACTATTTCAACCCTGCATCTTATGCTTCGATTGATTCGATGACTTTCATCCTTGATGCCGGTATCTCTGGTCAGGTGACAAATTTTGAAGAGAATGGTGTGAAGAAAAATGCCAACAACTCAAATTTTGAGTATGTTGTTGCAGGTTTCCGCTTGCTGCCACATGTAGGTATGAGCTTCGGTATCATTCCTTTTACCAATGTTGGCTATAATTATTCTGCATCAGAATGGGTGAATGCTGACAAGGAAGCTTACTATACTAATACTTATTCCGGCGATGGTGGTTTGCATCAGGCATACATCGGTGCGGGTTGGGAACCGGTCAAGGGCTTGGCCGTAGGTGCCAACTTCTCATATCTCTGGGGTAGTATAGACAGAAGTGTATCAAACAGCTACAGCAATTCTTATTACAAGACCCTCACCCGTTATTATTCTATGCAGGTGAACAGCTATAAGGTTGATTTCGGTGTACAGTATACCCATCAGTTCTCAAAGAAAGATTGGGCTACCGTAGGTGTTACTTTCTCACCAGGACATGGTCTGGGAGCTTCTGCTGATATGAAAATCATTTCTAATGATACCCAGAACGGTGTTACCGATACCACCGCTTACTCTATTGACAAGGCTTATAAATTGCCTACCATGATTGGTGCGGGTGTGATGTGGAATCATAACAACCAGTGGAAGGTTGGCTTTGATTACAGTCTGCAGAAGTGGGGTAGCTTGGGGTATCCTAGTTTCGATGGAACCAACTACGCCTTGAAAAATGGTATCTACAAGGATAGAAGCAAGTTCAATCTCGGTGCCCAGTATTGCTATGGAGAGCGAAGCCGTGCTTTCTTCAAGCGTGTTCAGTATCGTGTAGGTGCCAGCTACGCCACACCTTATTATAAGATGAATGGTGTTGATGGTCCGAAGGAAATCTCTGTAAGTGCCGGTTTCGGTATTCCTATCATGAACTCTTACAACAACCGCTCTATGCTGAATATCAGCGGTCAGTGGGTGAAGAGTTCGGCTAAGGATCTGATTAAGGAAAATTCTTTCCGTATCAATATCGGATTCACATTCAACGAGGATTGGTTTAAGAAGTGGAAGATGGATTAATCTTCCGCTTATATATAATAATGTATAGAATCTCTATATAATAATGTATAGAATAAAAGGCTCTTATGTTGTCGGTATCCTGATGTTCCTGATTTTGGCTAGTTGCCAAAACCAGGTAGAACATACTGCGCCCGCCATCCGTCCGCAAGACTCGGTGGCGATGATGACGTCGTATGGTGTAAATACATTGGTAAGCGACTCGGGAGTTATGAAATATCGCATCGTAACAGAACGGTGGGAGGTGAATACCAGTAAGAATCCATCTTTGTGGATCTTTGATAAGGGACTTTTGCTGGAGCAGTTTGATGAGAAATTCCATATTAATAGTTATATCCAGTGTGATACAGCTTATTATTATGATCAGCAGAAGATATGGAAACTTTATGGTAGGGTGAGCATCCTGACCAAGGATGGTTTGCGCTTTAACAGTGAGCAGCTTACCTGGGACCAGAATAAACACGAATTGTCAAGTAACGTGTTCAGCAAACTTGTTACTCCTGAAAGAACGCTACAGGGTTCTCATTTCTGGAGTGATGAAAAGATGACGCGCTATTATGTGAGCAATTCGAAGGGTAGCTTTGAAAAGGGAGACCTGACAGGAGGAGGTGGTGCTGCCGATACTTTGAGCAGCCAGCCTGATTCTGTCAAGAATAACTTCCGTCAGCCGGCTACACCAGTCAGAGCCACTACGATTCCTATCATGCACTAATTAAAAAGAAAAAGATATAATGAATGAACAGGTGGATATGAGTTTAGTCGTAGGCATTCTCATTTCAATGGTCTTCTCTGCATTCTTCAGTGGAATGGAGATTGCCTTCGTCTCTTCCAACCGTATGTTGGCGGAGATGGATAAGGAGAAAAACGGCCTTACGCAACGACTGTTATCTTTGTTTTATAATCATCCGAATGGCTTTGTCAGTACTATGCTCGTGGGCAACAATATAGCCCTTGTAGTTTATGGTATCCTGATAGCCCGTCTTTTCGACAATACGATTTTCGCAGGTTTTGATGCAGCCTTTACGGTGCCTGCAGATACCATTTTGTCTACGCTGATAGTACTCTTTACAGGTGAGTTTCTGCCAAAGACGCTTTTCAAGTCTAATCCGAACCGCTTGCTTTCTATCTTCAGTCCGGTAGCTTATCTGTGCTATGTGGTATTGTGGCCTATCAGCAAGTTCAGTACTTTCTTGAGTAAGTGCCTGCTGCGTCTGGTGGGGATGAAGATGGATACTGAGGGGGCGGATGAAGGCTTTTCTAAGGTAGACCTTGATTATCTTGTGCAGTCAAGTATCGATAACGCTACCAATGAAGATGAAATTAATGATGAGGTGAAGATATTCCAGAATGCCCTTGATTTCTCCGATACTAAAGTACGCGACTGTATGGTGCCCCGTACTGAGATTCAGGCTGTTGAAATGGATACTTCTCTCGAAGAACTGCAGCAGAAATTCATAGAGAGTGGTAATTCGAAAATCATCGTATATGAAGAGGATATAGACCATATTGCGGGATATATTCACAGTTCCGAACTGTTCCATCATCCTTCACGTTGGCAGGATCATATCCGTACACTTCCTTTTGTGCCTGAAACGATGCAGGCACAGAAACTGATGCAGACTTTTTTGCAGCAGAAGAAGTCTTTAGGTATCGTTGTAGATGAGTTTGGCGGTACCAGCGGTTTGGTGAGTCTGGAAGATATCGTTGAGGAAATCTTCGGTGATATAGAAGATGAGCACGATTCAGCCAAATATGTAGCTAAGAAAACCGATGATGGTGACTATCTCCTTTCTGCGCGACTGGAGATTGACAAGGTGAACGATATGTTTGGTCTTGAACTGCCGGAAAGTGATGAATATATGACCTTGGGTGGTTTGATTCTGCATGAATACCAGAGTTTTCCTAAACTCAATGAGGTGATCAAGTTTGATAACTTCGAGTTCAAGATTATCAAGTCAACATCCCGTAAAATAGAGCTTGTTAAACTCCACATCATCAAATAGCTGAGCGGGAAAAGGGAATTTGTTGCTTTTTTTGAGGTAATAGTCAAAAAAGATAGCAAAAAATTCCCTTTTCTCGTATTATTTTTGTATTTTTGCAGACAATTGGCTACTAGCATCAAAAGTGGTTCAATCTAAACTTAGGAAAAAATAAAAATAATAATAATAATTAAAACGTAATGGCAGCATTAGGAACAATTAGAAAAAGAGGCGTGATACTGGTTTGTATCATCAGTTTCGGCCTTTTCGCCTTTATTGCCGAGGAAGCTTTCCGCTCTTGCGATTCAGCA
This Segatella copri DSM 18205 DNA region includes the following protein-coding sequences:
- the lptC gene encoding LPS export ABC transporter periplasmic protein LptC; amino-acid sequence: MYRIKGSYVVGILMFLILASCQNQVEHTAPAIRPQDSVAMMTSYGVNTLVSDSGVMKYRIVTERWEVNTSKNPSLWIFDKGLLLEQFDEKFHINSYIQCDTAYYYDQQKIWKLYGRVSILTKDGLRFNSEQLTWDQNKHELSSNVFSKLVTPERTLQGSHFWSDEKMTRYYVSNSKGSFEKGDLTGGGGAADTLSSQPDSVKNNFRQPATPVRATTIPIMH
- a CDS encoding hemolysin family protein, encoding MNEQVDMSLVVGILISMVFSAFFSGMEIAFVSSNRMLAEMDKEKNGLTQRLLSLFYNHPNGFVSTMLVGNNIALVVYGILIARLFDNTIFAGFDAAFTVPADTILSTLIVLFTGEFLPKTLFKSNPNRLLSIFSPVAYLCYVVLWPISKFSTFLSKCLLRLVGMKMDTEGADEGFSKVDLDYLVQSSIDNATNEDEINDEVKIFQNALDFSDTKVRDCMVPRTEIQAVEMDTSLEELQQKFIESGNSKIIVYEEDIDHIAGYIHSSELFHHPSRWQDHIRTLPFVPETMQAQKLMQTFLQQKKSLGIVVDEFGGTSGLVSLEDIVEEIFGDIEDEHDSAKYVAKKTDDGDYLLSARLEIDKVNDMFGLELPESDEYMTLGGLILHEYQSFPKLNEVIKFDNFEFKIIKSTSRKIELVKLHIIK
- a CDS encoding Lnb N-terminal periplasmic domain-containing protein, whose product is MAAQDFSRDKDSDISVQNSRVNEEATAWLDSVDISLLTCGPGQEVWSYYGHTALRIQNKAMGTDVAVNWGMFSFNQSCFVLRFVFGLTDYQIGIYPMSDFIAEYAHEGRWVRQQRLRLSRTEKLGILRSIDKNAQPENRVYRYNFFYDNCTTRAREMILSNLGNQSTNFKDIPTASTYREEIHKLNGQHRWARFGNDLLLGCQADRPITQREWEFLPDNLSKDFATEGRTDFIDASQTSDGKTNATSASGYITLVDETSDIIPAQVQITDDAPVTPQMIAIALAIIIIGTTVRECIKKKNYWWFDAILLVLTGLPGLILFTMIFSQHPTVQINFQILILNPLNLIFAWKTVKRMKAGRQYWYFELLGWLLLIALFMQIWQNYAEGMSILALTLLARYCVKSTMMDLSPNNYGLQKHIVKKFRKNK